The DNA sequence CCACGGGCGGCAGGAGGATCTTCAGCGCGTCCAGCGCCGACAGCAGCTTGAGGCTCGGCGCCGCCACGCTGCCGCGGATGAGCCGGAACGTCTCCTCCAGCAACCGGGCCGGGGCGCAGCGCGGCAGATCCTCCACCGCGCCCTCCATCGCCGCGTAGGTCCGCGACTCGAGGTCGAAGCCCAGCTTGCTCGCGAAGCGCACGGCCCGGAGGATGCGCACCGGATCCTCGCGCATGCGGATCTCCGGGTCGCCGATGGTGCGGATGTACTGCTCGTCCAGGTCCCTCCGGCCCCGGACGTAGTCGATCACCCGGCCCTCGGTGACGTCATAGAACAGGCCGTTGATGGTGAAGTCGCGGCGGCGCGCATCCTGCTCGGCGGTGCCGAACACGTTGTCGTGGGTGATGAGCAGATCCTCATCCCCGTTGCCATTGCCGTTCTCTCCGCCCTCCTCCTCGCTGGGAGGGCTCTCCATCATCAGCTCGGTCGGGTTGGCGCGGAAGGTGGAGACCTCGATGATCTTCCCACCCTTGAAGTAGACGTGCGCCAGCCGGAACCGGCGGCCGATGAGGCGGCAGTTGCGGAAGGTGGCGCGCACCTCGCCCGGGTGGGCGCTGGTGGCCACGTCGAAGTCCTTGGGCTTGCGCTTCAGCAGCAAGTCTCTCACGCACCCGCCTACCAGATACGCCTGGTGGCCATGCGCGTGCAGCCGGAGGACGACCTTGAGCGCATCCGGGTCCAGCTCCCGAGGGTCGATCTCGGCGGGCTCTCCGGTGCGGGTGGTCGTTGGAGCAACAAGCTCAGGGTCAGCGGAGGCAGGCTCGGGGGCCAGGACAGGGGGTACTTCGGGCTCGGGCCGGGGCTCGGGGGGCTCGGTCGGCAGCGGCAGACCCATTGCGTCTGCCTGCAGGTCCAGCTCTGCGGTCATCGGGGATTCCTCGTGCGCCGCCGCAGGGACCGTCAGGGCCTCTGGTGAGGCCACCTCGCGCGCGTTGTCGGGCGCAGGTTCTGGAGGTCCGCCTGCAGGCGGCGTTTCAGTAGAGTCTCGCGTCATCGCGTTGACGCCCCAGCCTTGGAACTTCGGGGGGCAGCCGTCTATACCGCATCCTCGCGCCGCGCGCTCCAAACGTCATGCTATTGACAGCGCGGCCGAGTCAGCACTCAATCGCCCGCCAACCCCCCATCCGTCCGTAGAAAGCAGGAAATATTAATGAAGAGTTGGGTCAAGTCGCGCGCTCGTAAGGCCGCGTCCGGCGTCAGAACCTTTGCAGCCCTGGTCCTCGGACCAGCCCTGGCACTGCAAGGCTGCGCGAAGGAAGAGCCTCAAACCCCCACCCCTCCCTCTCAGGAGGCCCGAGCTGCGGGCAGCCTGCGGACGCTGCGCGCCGAGAATGGCGCGGAATACGTGCCGGGCGAGCTCCTGGTCCGCTTCAAGCGCGACGCGGGCTTGAGGGCTCTGTCGGCCCACAAGCAGGCAGGCGCGAAGGTGCAGCACACCTTCCGCACGATGCCGGAGCTGCAGCTGGTCACCGTGAATGAGTCCTCCCTCGAGGACGCCATCATCGCGTACCAGAAGGACCCCACCGTCGAGTACGTGGAGCTCAACTACATCTACCGCGCCAGCGCCACCACGCCCGATGACTCTGTCTTCGGGCAGCAGTGGGGCCTGAACAACACCGGCCAGGCCGGCGGCGTGGCCGACATCGACATCAACGCCCCCGAGGCGTGGGATCTCACCACGGGCAGCGCCTCGAACGTCATCGCGGTGATCGACTCGGGCGTGGACTACAACCACCCGGATCTCGCGGCGAACCTCTGGACGAACCCCGGGGAGATTCCGGGCAACAACCTGGACGACGACAACAACGGCTACGTGGACGACGTCCACGGCATCAACGCCATCACCAACACCGGCAACCCGCTGGATGACGGCACCCACGGCACGCTCGTGGCGGGCACCATCGTGGCCCAGGGCAACAACGGCCGGGGCGTGGCGGGCGTGAGCTGGTCGTCGCAGATCCTCGCCTGCAAGTTCCTCGACGCGAGCGGCAACGGCACCGCGGCCAACGCCCTCAAGTGCTTGGACTACGTGCACGCGCTGAAGACCCGGACGAGCAACCCGGTCAACATCATCGCCACTAACAACTCGTGGGGCAACACCGCCTCCTCGCAGGCCCTGCTGGACGGCATCATCCAGCAGCGCAACGACGGCACCCTCTTCGTAGCGGCGGCGGGCAACACCACCGCGAACAACGACACCACCACTGCGTACCCGAGCGGCTACTTCGTCTCGAACGTCATCGCCGTGGCGGCGCATGACCGCAAAGGCAACCTCGCCAGCGACACGAACACGGGCCGGCGCACGGTGCACCTGACGGCGCCGGGCGTGGACGTGATGAGCACCGTCCCGAACAACGGGTACCAGGCGGCCAGCGGCACCTCCATGGCGGCCCCGCATGTGACGGGCGTCGTGGCGCTGCTCGAGGCGCAGGACCCGAGCCGCGACTGGCGCCAGCTGAAGAACCTGGTGCTGGCGGGCAGCGTGAGCTCCGCTTCGGCCACGGGCAAGACGCTGACGGGCAAGCGGCTGCGCGCCGCGGACACCAACGGCCAGGGCGCGCTCACTTGCAACAACCAGCTCTTCTCCGCCCGCGTGCGGCCCATCGCGGACACCGTCACGGTGAACGTGTACGACCAGGTCCCGCTCGCGGCCTACCACGTGAACTGCGGCGCTCCCGCGGGCGTGGCCACCGTCACCGTCTCTCCGGGCGGACAGACGTTCAACCTGTCGGACAGCGGCGTGTACGGCGACGAGGCCGCCAATGACGGCCTGTTCGTGGGCGCCTTCGAGCCGACCGCGCCCGGCACCTACACCCTTACCTTCCCGGGCGGTGACACGCTCACCGTCACCGCGGTGGTGCCGCCCCAGGCGTACGTGAAGACGTCGGTGCCCTACGCGTGGCGCACCATCACCGGCACCAGCCTGGTGCTGACGGACGAGAGCGTCGCCAACTTCACCTCGCCCTTCCCCATCCCGTTCGGCGGGGGCACGGGGCAGACGACGGTGCGCGTGGGCATGAACGGCGCCCTCAAGCTCGAGTCCGCCGGCGCCATCGGCCTCACCAACGCCACGCTGCCCTCCTCCAGCCACACGACGCTGGTGGCCCCGTTCTGGGATGACCTGTACCCGGGCCCCACGAGCGCGGACAACGTCTTCTGGGGCGTGCTGGGCACGGCGCCCAACCGCGAGCTGGTGGTGGAGTGGCGCAACGTGCACCACTACAGCACGCGCACGGGCTCCAACACGCTGAGCTTCCAGGTGGTCTTCTCCGAGGGCCGCCCGGACATCCTCTTCAACTACAAGGACGTGGTGGTCGGGAACGCCTCGTATGACAAGGCCGCGGCCGCCACCGTGGGCGTTCAGACCAACTCCACGACGGCCACGCAGCACAGCTACAACACGGCGTCGCTGAACGACAACACGGCGTACCTGTTCGCCATCCCCGTGGCCACCCAGCCGCCCGTGGTGAGCGCCATCACCGCCCAGCCCACCACCCTCAACGAGGGTGACACGCTGACGGTGGACGCCGCCTTCAGCGATCCGGACGGCGCCTCGGATGGCCCGTGGAAGGTGGAGATCGACGCGAACTACCCGGGTTGGTTCACCACGGACGTCACCCTGAACACCGCCACCCAGGGCACCGTCACCGGCACCACCCCACTCCTCCACAGCGGCAACCTGACGGTGGCCGCCCGCGTCCAGGACAAGGGCGGAACCCGCTCGGCCGTGGCGCAGACGCAGATCACCGTGAACGACGTGCCGCCCGCGCTCAGCGCCCTCACCCCCACCGGCTCCATGGGTGAGCGCCAGCCGGTGACGATCTCCACCTCCTTCACCGACCCGGGCCTGGACTCGCCGTGGCTCGTGGAGTGGGACTTCGACTACGACGGCACCACCTTCACCGCCGATGCCGTCACGCGCGCCACCACGCCGGGCGCCATCAGCACCGTCTACGCCTTCCCCAACGACGGCACCTTCACCGTGGCCGCGCGCGTCACCGACAAGGACGGCGTGCAAAGCGCCCTCCAGACGGTGCAGCTGTCCATCGCGGACCTGCGTCCCACGCTGACGGGCATCGCCGGCAACTTCACGCTGGTCGAGGGCAGCCACTACGCCCTCGAGTCGAACTTCATCAACCCGGGCGACAACTCCCGGCCGTGGCGGGTCCAGTGGGACTTCGACTACGACGGCACCACCTTCGACGTGGACGAGGAGGACGAGCGCTCGACGGACGGCGCCATCCTCCTGAGCCGCTTCGCGCGGGACTCCGGCAACCGCACCTTCGCCCTGCGCGTGGTGGATGCGGATGGCAGCATCTCCGACGTGAAGCAGGTGGTCATGGACATCGCGGAGGCCCACCCGGTCCTCAGCCCCATCGCCATGGAGGTGCTGACGGGCGGCAGCAACGAGCCGTCCACGGTTCAGTTCGACCTGTCGGCCAACAGCGGCGCCGAGGAGCCCTCCGCGGATCCGCTCCGCGCCTTCCTGTGGGACTTCGACGGTGACGGCACGTACGACTACGCGAGCATCTCGCCCTATGCCGTGTACACCTACCGCGACAACAAGGCCGGTGGCGGCGCGTTCACCGCTCGCGTGCGCGTGCTCGACGAGGACTCGTACTCCGAGGAGACGATCTCCGTCGCCATCGCCAACGTGGCGCCCGTGCTCACCGCGCCCGCCGCGCAGACTGCCTGGTCCGGCAACCTGCTGGCCCTGCGCCTGACGGCCACGGATCCCGGCGCGGACGTGCTCACCTTCTCGGCCTCGGGTGCTCCCGCCGGCCTGACGGTGTCCGCGGACGGCCTGCTGCTGTGGGCCCCGTCCCGCTCGCAGGGCAGCCGCCAGGGCCGCGCGTACACCGTCAACGTCACTGTGACGGATGACGACGGCGCCTCCGACACCAAGGCCGTCACCCTGACCGCGAAGTGGGTGGACGCCGACAACGACGGCATCGAGGACAGCTGGGAGCTGGAGAACGGCCTGGATCCCACCAACGCCAACGACGCCGCGGGCGACCGCAACGGCGACGGCATCAGCAACGCCGCCGAGTTCCGCAACGCCTACGACGGGTTCGCGCTGCCGGCGCAGGCCGCTGTCCAGGGCCCGCTCACCGACACGCTGGTGAAGGCCCCGCAGATCACCCTCACCACGTTCAACGTGGCGAGCCGGGGCGACCTGGCCACCGTGAAGTACGAGTTCCAGCTCTTCTCGGGCACCACGCTCGCGACGCAGCTGTGCTCCACCACGGTGGACGAGTCTGCCTCGGGGCGGACGTCCGCCACCATTCCGAGCGCGACGGGCTCCTGCTCCAGCGTGACGCTGGCGGACGATCAGGCCTACACGTGGCGCGTGCGCGCGACGGACGGCGACAAGCTCCAGGGTGCATGGAGCCGCGTGCAGACGTTCAAGCTCAGCACGCAGAACGATGCCCCGGGCCTGGCTCGGGCCTCGCAGCCGGTGCCGGGTGCGCAGATCGCCGTGGCCGTCCCGGTGCTCACGGTGGACAACGCCCTGGACGTGGATGACACCCAGCTCACCTACACGTTCAAGCTGGCCACGGACGCGGCCCTGACGCAGGACACCGTCGTCTCGGATCCGATCGCGGGCGGCGCCAGCGGGAGCACCTCGTGGACGGTGCCCTCCGCGCTCAAGCCGTTCACCACGTACTACTGGCGCGTGACGGTGAAGGACCCGGAGAGCGCCGAGAGCAGCAGCGAGGTGGCCTCCTTCACGTACCTGGGCCGCCCGTCCAACCGCGAGCCGAGCCTGCCCGAGGCCGTGGAGCCCGCCGCCAACGGCAAGGTGGCCACGCTCACGCCGACGCTCGTCATCAAGGCGGTGACGGATGCGGACGGCGACGAGCTGCTCTACACGTTCGAGGTGGACACCAGCCCGGCCTTCACCAGCCCGTCGCGCAAGGCCTCCACCGCCCTGAAGGCCGAGGCGGATGGCACTGTGCGCTGGCAGACCGAGGGCCTGACCGAGGACACGCTGTACTGGTGGCGCGCGCGCGCGAGCGACCCGTACAGCGCCAGCGACTGGGTGGTGGGCTCGTTCCAGGTCAACGCCCAGAACAACGCCCCGTCCGCCCCGCTGGCCCTCAACCCGTCCGACGCCATCATCTTCACCCGGACGCCCACCCTCATCCTCCAGAAGTCGGTGGACCCCGAGGGCGATGCCATCACTTACTCCTTCGAGGTGAAGTCGGCGGATGGCGCCGTGGTGAGCTCGGGTGACGTGGCCACGACGGCCAATGCCCAGAACAGCCAGGTGTCCTTCAAGGTCACCAAGGAGCTGGAGCCGGGCGTCGAGTACATCTGGACGGCTCGCGCGAAGGATGCGGCGGGCGCGGTGAGCGCGGCCTCCGCGGACGCTCGCTTCCAGGTCTACAAGGAGCCCACCCTCCCTGAGCCCGAGAAGGACGGTGGCTGCAGCACCGGCGCGGGCGCGCTGGGCGGCCTCCTGCCGCTGCTGGCGATGGCGATGGGCCTGCTCCGCCGCCGCGGCAACCGGGTGTAGTGACTCCGGTAGCCACTGCTAGCGTCTGAAGTTCAGGAGGCGCCGCACCGATGCAGGGTGCGGCGCCTTCTCTTTGAGCGTCCCTGGGGCCGGCTTCGCGTCCGCGCTACTTCTTCCGGTCTTTGTGAGTCCGCGGCAGTGCGTGGGAGATGAGGGCCACGTAGTCCACGGCCTGTGCACGCGGCGGCGCTGGGGGCGTGCCCAGCGCGGCGAGCCGCTTGGTGAAGGCGGCGATGATGTCCGGCACGGGGCGGATCGCCTGGATGAGCCCATTGGGGCCCTCCAGGGCTTGCGAGAGCGCGAGCGCGGCCTGCTGCAGCGGCAGTCCCCGGCGCAGCAGATCCTGGAAGGAATTGGAGAGGGTGATGATGTTGTGCCCGGCCGTCTGCACCATCTCCACGGCGATCTTGATGACCTGGGGCGCGGTGAGGTGGCCGTCCGCCAGCAGCACGAGCGCCGCCTGGAAGTAGTTGAAGATGGGCACCACGCGCGGGCCGTAGGGCGCGAAGTGGGCCGGAGGCGTCAGCCGGTCCAGGTGGATGAAGATGCGGCGCACCGGATCCGCGATGGGGATGCGGCGCCACGCGCTGCGCACGCGCTCGGCGTCATCCGGGTAAACGCCTCCGGCGTCGAGCACCTGCGTCAGCACGCGCTCATCCACGCGCCCGGCGATGAGGTCCGCGAAGAGCGAGTAGATGAACGCGTCCGCCTCCGCGTCGTCCCCGAAGAGGACCTCCTCGGCCTCGATGGGAGCGCTCACGCGGCTCTCGAGGATGGCGGGGAGCTTGTAGCCCACCTGCCCTCGCAGGGCCCGGAAGCGGCCGCGCAGCAGGTTGCCCACATTGTCCTTGAGGACAAACTCGTCCCACTTCACCCCGTCCAGCTTGAGCTTCTCCTCCAGCACCGCCCGCATCTGCTTGGGGCTGCCGGAGACGATGCACAGCCGCGAGTCCCCGTTGGCCGCCAGCTCCCTGATGAGCGCCGAGGCCCCCGGCACGGCCACCTTCTCGTGGGCCTTCTGGAACGCCGTGCGCACCAGGTCCCTGAACGAGTCGAAGTCCGTCCGCAGGTACGTCTTGTCCAGATCCCACCGGTAGATCCGCCTGGGCGGCCGGGGATCGATCCGGTCCAGAAGGCTCACTTCGCGAGGCCTTCCTGGATGGTGGTGCCCAGCTGATGCGCCACGGCCTTGGCAGCCACCTTCCCCGCGTTGGTGATGGCGCGCGCCTTCGAGCGCCCATGTGCCTTGATGAAGATCCGATCGAACCCGAGGATGGGCGCGCCGCCGTACTGCTCCCAGTCGGTGATGTCCTTGATGCGCTGGATGCCGCTGGAGAGCATGGCCAGGCCCGCGCGCCAGCGCAGCTTCTCCTTGTAGGCGTAGCGGGCGAGATCCATCACGGTCTCATGGACGCCCTCGAGCATCTTCAGGCACACGTTGCCCACGAAGCCGTCCGTGACGATGACGTCCACGGTGCCCTTGGGAATCTCCACGCCCTCCACGTTGCCCACGAAGTGGATGCCCTCCATGGAGGACAGCTTCGCGTGCGCATCCACCACGCGCGGCGGGCCCTTCTGCGGCTCCACGCCGTTGGAGAGCAGCGCCACTTTGGGGCGCTCGTTCCTGGAGATGATGCGCGCGTACGCCGAGCCCATCACCGCGAAGGCCACCAGATCCTCCGCCGTGGCCTCCACGGTGGCGCCCACGTCGAGGATGAGTGAGAACGGATCCTGCTTCTCGCCGCGCGTGCCACGCGTGGGGTACACGGCCGCCAGCGCGGCCCGGCGCACCCCGGGAATCAGCTTGAAGTGCCGCGCGCACGCCAGCACGCCCGCCCCCGTGTTGCCCGCGGAGACCAGGGCCTGGGCCTCTCCGTCGGCCACCAGCTGGGCGGCCACGGCCACCGAGGCGTTCTTCTTGCGGGCCAGCGCCTCGCCGGGCTTCTCGTCCATGCCCACGAAGTCCGGGGCGTGTTGCACGGAGATTTGCTCGGCGCGGTGCTTGGTGTCCGCCAGGGCCGCGTCAATGAGCTCGCGGTCGCCCACGAGCAGCGCGTGGATGTGGGGCGCCTCGATGGAGAGCTGGGCGGCGCCGCGCACCACCTCCTCGGGGCCGTGATCACTCCCCATCACGTCGAAGGCAATGGTGATGTCCTTGAGCTCCTGAGTCGTCCCCGCCATGGGCCTATCTTACGAGCTTTGCCCGACGCTCGCGCCCGGCATTCGCACCCGGGCCGCCAGGACGACTCCCACCAGGGCCCCCGCCCCCATCAAGGCCGCCGCCGTGCCGTACGGCGCCCCTGGACCGAAGCCCGTGAAGAGCCAGCCACCCAGGGCGGGGCCGAGGATTCGCCCCAGCGAGCCGCACGCCTGATAGCTCCCCAACACAGCCCCCAGCCGGTCGGCCGGGGCATGGAGGGAAACCAGGGCGGACAGGGAGGGCGTGGTGCAGGCGGAGCCCACCGCGAGCAGCCCCATGACGGGGAAGAGCCAGGCGTAGCTGGGAGCCAGCGGCAGCAGGGCCAGCCCCAGCCCCGTCACCGTGAAGCCCGCCACCAGGAGCCGCCCCTCGCGGACCGGCTGGTACCCGGGCTCGGCACGGCTGCTGGACGACAGCAGCCGGGGGAGAATCCCGCCCTGGAGGAGGGCAGACACCACGCCCACCACGGCGAAGAGCCCACCCGTGCGCAGGCTGGCCTGGGAGAGCTGCTCGGCCGAGGCGCGGGCGGAGAGGAACAGCGTCCCGCCCTCCAGCGGCACGGGCCCGGAGGAGAGGAAGCGCGACAGGAGGTACACCGAGAAGGTGCCCTCCATCTGCGAGAAGGCCGTGTTGAACAGGAGGATGAGCACCAGGCACAGGCCCACGACGGGCAGCCGCAGCGAGGACAGCGCCCCGCTCATCCGGCGCCCGGAGGCCGTGGCAGGGCTGCCCGGCTTGCGGGACTCGGCCAGGAAGACGAAGGTGAACCCCAGGTTGAGCGCTGCCAGTCCCGCGGCGAACAGGCCAATGGCCCGGTTACCGCCCCAGGCGCCCAGGAAGCCGCCCAGCGCCGGGCCCAGCACGAAGCCCAGGCCGAACGCCGCGCCAATCAGCCCCATGCCCTTGGCGCGCTCCTCGGGCTTGGTGACATCGGCCACATAGGCCTGCGCGGTGGCGATGTTGCCCCCGCTGATCCCATCAATGACGCGCGCCAGGAAGAGCAGCGGCAGTGAGTGGGCGAAGGCAAAGAGCAGGTAGCCCGTCATCGAGCCCGTGAGGCTCAGCAGCAGCACCGGCCGCCGGCCGTACCGGTCCGACAGCCGTCCCAGCACGGGGGCGAAGAGGAACTGCATCAGCGAGTACACGGAGAGCAGCAGCCCCACCGTGAACGGTGAGGCGCCGAACTTCACTCCGTACACCCCGAGCTGCGGGATGAGGATCCCAAAACCGATGAGATCCAGCGTGACGATACC is a window from the Hyalangium minutum genome containing:
- the pcnB gene encoding polynucleotide adenylyltransferase PcnB; the encoded protein is MTRDSTETPPAGGPPEPAPDNAREVASPEALTVPAAAHEESPMTAELDLQADAMGLPLPTEPPEPRPEPEVPPVLAPEPASADPELVAPTTTRTGEPAEIDPRELDPDALKVVLRLHAHGHQAYLVGGCVRDLLLKRKPKDFDVATSAHPGEVRATFRNCRLIGRRFRLAHVYFKGGKIIEVSTFRANPTELMMESPPSEEEGGENGNGNGDEDLLITHDNVFGTAEQDARRRDFTINGLFYDVTEGRVIDYVRGRRDLDEQYIRTIGDPEIRMREDPVRILRAVRFASKLGFDLESRTYAAMEGAVEDLPRCAPARLLEETFRLIRGSVAAPSLKLLSALDALKILLPPVDAYLKQNGKEGEKTFYAFAEALDRRVASGEPLDDAILLATLLVPISRAAPPPVESQEPGARPSVSQAIEDLLASFVQTARLPRRIAERCRLLLLAQRTLTGERRRRTGAFRRHPLFGEAMTVFEISVEATGEFREALEAWKGGELPPARPEGASAEGGAEPGRKRRRRRRRRNGSGRQGGNGEAAASSSPQAEASGSSAEAEDDSGPDTDGPDEPDAADED
- a CDS encoding MFS transporter; this translates as MEEGADRRRASLRVVFGIVTLDLIGFGILIPQLGVYGVKFGASPFTVGLLLSVYSLMQFLFAPVLGRLSDRYGRRPVLLLSLTGSMTGYLLFAFAHSLPLLFLARVIDGISGGNIATAQAYVADVTKPEERAKGMGLIGAAFGLGFVLGPALGGFLGAWGGNRAIGLFAAGLAALNLGFTFVFLAESRKPGSPATASGRRMSGALSSLRLPVVGLCLVLILLFNTAFSQMEGTFSVYLLSRFLSSGPVPLEGGTLFLSARASAEQLSQASLRTGGLFAVVGVVSALLQGGILPRLLSSSSRAEPGYQPVREGRLLVAGFTVTGLGLALLPLAPSYAWLFPVMGLLAVGSACTTPSLSALVSLHAPADRLGAVLGSYQACGSLGRILGPALGGWLFTGFGPGAPYGTAAALMGAGALVGVVLAARVRMPGASVGQSS
- a CDS encoding S8 family peptidase; the protein is MKSWVKSRARKAASGVRTFAALVLGPALALQGCAKEEPQTPTPPSQEARAAGSLRTLRAENGAEYVPGELLVRFKRDAGLRALSAHKQAGAKVQHTFRTMPELQLVTVNESSLEDAIIAYQKDPTVEYVELNYIYRASATTPDDSVFGQQWGLNNTGQAGGVADIDINAPEAWDLTTGSASNVIAVIDSGVDYNHPDLAANLWTNPGEIPGNNLDDDNNGYVDDVHGINAITNTGNPLDDGTHGTLVAGTIVAQGNNGRGVAGVSWSSQILACKFLDASGNGTAANALKCLDYVHALKTRTSNPVNIIATNNSWGNTASSQALLDGIIQQRNDGTLFVAAAGNTTANNDTTTAYPSGYFVSNVIAVAAHDRKGNLASDTNTGRRTVHLTAPGVDVMSTVPNNGYQAASGTSMAAPHVTGVVALLEAQDPSRDWRQLKNLVLAGSVSSASATGKTLTGKRLRAADTNGQGALTCNNQLFSARVRPIADTVTVNVYDQVPLAAYHVNCGAPAGVATVTVSPGGQTFNLSDSGVYGDEAANDGLFVGAFEPTAPGTYTLTFPGGDTLTVTAVVPPQAYVKTSVPYAWRTITGTSLVLTDESVANFTSPFPIPFGGGTGQTTVRVGMNGALKLESAGAIGLTNATLPSSSHTTLVAPFWDDLYPGPTSADNVFWGVLGTAPNRELVVEWRNVHHYSTRTGSNTLSFQVVFSEGRPDILFNYKDVVVGNASYDKAAAATVGVQTNSTTATQHSYNTASLNDNTAYLFAIPVATQPPVVSAITAQPTTLNEGDTLTVDAAFSDPDGASDGPWKVEIDANYPGWFTTDVTLNTATQGTVTGTTPLLHSGNLTVAARVQDKGGTRSAVAQTQITVNDVPPALSALTPTGSMGERQPVTISTSFTDPGLDSPWLVEWDFDYDGTTFTADAVTRATTPGAISTVYAFPNDGTFTVAARVTDKDGVQSALQTVQLSIADLRPTLTGIAGNFTLVEGSHYALESNFINPGDNSRPWRVQWDFDYDGTTFDVDEEDERSTDGAILLSRFARDSGNRTFALRVVDADGSISDVKQVVMDIAEAHPVLSPIAMEVLTGGSNEPSTVQFDLSANSGAEEPSADPLRAFLWDFDGDGTYDYASISPYAVYTYRDNKAGGGAFTARVRVLDEDSYSEETISVAIANVAPVLTAPAAQTAWSGNLLALRLTATDPGADVLTFSASGAPAGLTVSADGLLLWAPSRSQGSRQGRAYTVNVTVTDDDGASDTKAVTLTAKWVDADNDGIEDSWELENGLDPTNANDAAGDRNGDGISNAAEFRNAYDGFALPAQAAVQGPLTDTLVKAPQITLTTFNVASRGDLATVKYEFQLFSGTTLATQLCSTTVDESASGRTSATIPSATGSCSSVTLADDQAYTWRVRATDGDKLQGAWSRVQTFKLSTQNDAPGLARASQPVPGAQIAVAVPVLTVDNALDVDDTQLTYTFKLATDAALTQDTVVSDPIAGGASGSTSWTVPSALKPFTTYYWRVTVKDPESAESSSEVASFTYLGRPSNREPSLPEAVEPAANGKVATLTPTLVIKAVTDADGDELLYTFEVDTSPAFTSPSRKASTALKAEADGTVRWQTEGLTEDTLYWWRARASDPYSASDWVVGSFQVNAQNNAPSAPLALNPSDAIIFTRTPTLILQKSVDPEGDAITYSFEVKSADGAVVSSGDVATTANAQNSQVSFKVTKELEPGVEYIWTARAKDAAGAVSAASADARFQVYKEPTLPEPEKDGGCSTGAGALGGLLPLLAMAMGLLRRRGNRV
- a CDS encoding phosphatase domain-containing protein encodes the protein MSLLDRIDPRPPRRIYRWDLDKTYLRTDFDSFRDLVRTAFQKAHEKVAVPGASALIRELAANGDSRLCIVSGSPKQMRAVLEEKLKLDGVKWDEFVLKDNVGNLLRGRFRALRGQVGYKLPAILESRVSAPIEAEEVLFGDDAEADAFIYSLFADLIAGRVDERVLTQVLDAGGVYPDDAERVRSAWRRIPIADPVRRIFIHLDRLTPPAHFAPYGPRVVPIFNYFQAALVLLADGHLTAPQVIKIAVEMVQTAGHNIITLSNSFQDLLRRGLPLQQAALALSQALEGPNGLIQAIRPVPDIIAAFTKRLAALGTPPAPPRAQAVDYVALISHALPRTHKDRKK
- the plsX gene encoding phosphate acyltransferase PlsX, producing the protein MAGTTQELKDITIAFDVMGSDHGPEEVVRGAAQLSIEAPHIHALLVGDRELIDAALADTKHRAEQISVQHAPDFVGMDEKPGEALARKKNASVAVAAQLVADGEAQALVSAGNTGAGVLACARHFKLIPGVRRAALAAVYPTRGTRGEKQDPFSLILDVGATVEATAEDLVAFAVMGSAYARIISRNERPKVALLSNGVEPQKGPPRVVDAHAKLSSMEGIHFVGNVEGVEIPKGTVDVIVTDGFVGNVCLKMLEGVHETVMDLARYAYKEKLRWRAGLAMLSSGIQRIKDITDWEQYGGAPILGFDRIFIKAHGRSKARAITNAGKVAAKAVAHQLGTTIQEGLAK